A window of Exiguobacterium sp. Helios genomic DNA:
TTTGACACCAATCAAACAAAGCATATTAGACAAACACTATCTGCGGAAGCATGGAGCGAACGCATATTACGGTCAGAAATAATACCTGCTCATAGCTAGATTAGGGGGACTTTAGATGTTGACAGCAAATACGCATGAATTTTGGTTTATAACAGGAAGCCAGATGCTTTATGGAAAGGATGTTCTGCGCCAAGTCGAAACGCATTCAAAAGAAATGGTTTCAGGGTTAGACGGAGCCGACGTCTTTCGTGATCGGATTGTCTTTAAAGGAGTCGTCAAAAATGCCGAGGAAATTCGGCAGATGATGCTCCAAGCCAATGCAGATGATACGTGTGCTGGTGTCATTACATGGATGCATACCTTCTCTCCATCCAAAATGTGGATCAGTGGGATGCGCGTTCTACAAAAACCATTGCTTCATTTTGGTACACAATTCAACCGTGACATTCCATGGGATGCCATCGATATGGATTTCATGAACCTCAATCAGTCGGCACACGGGGATCGAGAACATGGCTTCATCACAAGCCGGATGAATGTGAAACGCAAAGTGCTAGTCGGGCATTGGGAAGATACAGGTACTCGCCAAAAGATGGCGTCTTGGATGAGTGTCGCCCATGCTTTAGCGGAAAGTAAAGTCTTGAAGGTAGCGCGTTTTGGTGACAACATGCGTAATGTTGCCGTGACGGAAGGCGATAAAGTTGAGGCACAGATTCGGCTTGGCTGGACGGTTGACGGTTATGGCGTTGGGGATCTCGTCACATACATGGATGCAGTGACGGAGACAGCGTTGGATGAGCTGATGGAAGAATATCAAACACGATATGAATTGACGAATAAAGGAATGAAAGAAGAAGCATTCCTCGCCTCAGTTCGCTACCAAGGACGCATCGAACTCGGGATGAAAGCTTTCTTGGAAGCGGGAGAATACACAGCTTTCACTACAACTTTCGAAGATTTACATGGAATCAAGCAATTACCCGGTCTAGCTGTTCAACGTTTAATGGAACAAGGCTACGGATTTGCGGGAGAAGGGGACTGGAAGACAGCGGCTTTAGTGCGTCTTATGAAGATCATGGCCAGCAACGAGCGCACCTCCTTCATGGAAGATTATACGTACCACTTTGAGCCTGGAAACGAGATGGTCCTCGGTGCACATATGCTCGAGATCTGTCCGACGATTGCTGTAGACAAGCCACGAATCGAGGTACATCCGCTCGGCATCGGAGATCGGGAGGCACCGGCGCGAATGGTATTCGAAGGACAGAACGGTAAGGCACTTAATGCCAGTCTGATTGATCTAGGACATCGCTTCCGCCTTCTAGTCAACACGGTGGAAGGAATCCAACCTGATGAAGAAATGTCGAACTTACCAGTTGCACGTGTTCTTTGGAAAACACAACCGTCGATGGCTCAGGCCGTTGAAAACTGGATTCAAGCTGGAGGCGCTCATCATACTTGTTACTCTTATGAAGTCACAACAGACCAACTGCGCGACTTTGCGGAACTTCTCAATGTCGAAATTGCTGTCATCGACGAACAAACGGAGACAGTCAGGTTCAATAATGAATTACGCTGGAACGAGCTGTATTATCGACCATAATCTATCGGGACCTGATCAGGTCCCTTTTCATGGAGGAGATATTATGAATAACCAACTCATTAAATCAACACTGAAGACAAAAGAAGCGACAACACAACTGATCGTCAATGCGGATCTACCGAGAGGCAAAATCAGCAAGCATATCTATGGGCACTTCGCGGAACACCTCGGACGTTGCATCTATGAAGGTCTCTGGGTCGGTCCGGAATCGCACATCCCAAACACGGATGGCATTCGGAATGACGTGTTAGCGGCGCTGAAGAAATTGAGTATTCCTGTCTTGCGTTGGCCTGGCGGTTGCTTTGCTGATGAATACCATTGGAAAGATGGAATCGGACCGAACGAGAACCGAAAACGGATGGTCAACACGCATTGGGGTGGCGTTGTCGAAAACAATCATTTTGGGACACATGAATTCATGCGTCTCTGTGAACTACTCGAATGCGAGCCATATATCTGTGGGAACGTCGGAAGTGGAACGGTTCAAGAAATGTCTGAGTGGGTCGAATACATGACATTCAACGGAGAGTCACCGATGGCGAACTGGCGTCAGGAGAATGGTCGCACGGAACCGTGGTCGCTTACATACTTCGGCGTCGGCAACGAGAACTGGGGTTGTGGTGGAAACATGCGTCCTGAGTATTACGCAGACCTGTATCGCCGCTATCAGACTTATGTACGAAACTATGATGGCAATCAGCTCTACAAGATTGCTGGTGGCGCCAATATTGATGACTACAAATGGACAGAGGTTCTCATGCGTGAAGCAGGTACGATGATGGACGGACTCAGCCTTCACTATTACACGATCCCGGGTGATTTCTGGTTAGGTAAAGGATCGGCGTTAGATTTCACAGAAGACGAGTGGTTCATCACATTAAAACGTGCTTATTATATGGATGAATTGATCACGAAGCACGGTCAAATTATGGACCAATATGATCCGGAGAAGCGAGTCGGCCTGATCGTCGATGAGTGGGGAACATGGTTCGATGTAGAACCAGGAACGAACCCAGGCTTCTTGTATCAACAAAATTCAATCCGTGATGCACTCGTAGCAGCGATTCACTTCAATATCTTCCATAAGCACAATGATCGTGTTCACATGGCGAACATTGCACAAATGGTCAACGTGCTTCAGGCGATGATATTGACGGAAGGTGATCAGTTCATTCTTACTCCGACGTATCACGTGTTTGAAATGTATCGTGTCCATCAAGATGCTGAACGTGTCGAACTAGCAGCCATTACACGTGACTATGTCACTAAACAGGAAGCCATTCCCGCGATAAATGCAACAGCTTCTCGTGACGCAGAAGGTGTGTTGCATATCAGTCTTTGTCAGCTCGATCACGAGAACGGCGATAAGGTAGAAATTGATTTGCGTGGTATCGGGATAATTTCTGAAGTATCGGCACGTATTTTAACAGCAGATCATCTCAATGCCC
This region includes:
- the araA gene encoding L-arabinose isomerase, whose translation is MLTANTHEFWFITGSQMLYGKDVLRQVETHSKEMVSGLDGADVFRDRIVFKGVVKNAEEIRQMMLQANADDTCAGVITWMHTFSPSKMWISGMRVLQKPLLHFGTQFNRDIPWDAIDMDFMNLNQSAHGDREHGFITSRMNVKRKVLVGHWEDTGTRQKMASWMSVAHALAESKVLKVARFGDNMRNVAVTEGDKVEAQIRLGWTVDGYGVGDLVTYMDAVTETALDELMEEYQTRYELTNKGMKEEAFLASVRYQGRIELGMKAFLEAGEYTAFTTTFEDLHGIKQLPGLAVQRLMEQGYGFAGEGDWKTAALVRLMKIMASNERTSFMEDYTYHFEPGNEMVLGAHMLEICPTIAVDKPRIEVHPLGIGDREAPARMVFEGQNGKALNASLIDLGHRFRLLVNTVEGIQPDEEMSNLPVARVLWKTQPSMAQAVENWIQAGGAHHTCYSYEVTTDQLRDFAELLNVEIAVIDEQTETVRFNNELRWNELYYRP
- a CDS encoding alpha-N-arabinofuranosidase, whose product is MNNQLIKSTLKTKEATTQLIVNADLPRGKISKHIYGHFAEHLGRCIYEGLWVGPESHIPNTDGIRNDVLAALKKLSIPVLRWPGGCFADEYHWKDGIGPNENRKRMVNTHWGGVVENNHFGTHEFMRLCELLECEPYICGNVGSGTVQEMSEWVEYMTFNGESPMANWRQENGRTEPWSLTYFGVGNENWGCGGNMRPEYYADLYRRYQTYVRNYDGNQLYKIAGGANIDDYKWTEVLMREAGTMMDGLSLHYYTIPGDFWLGKGSALDFTEDEWFITLKRAYYMDELITKHGQIMDQYDPEKRVGLIVDEWGTWFDVEPGTNPGFLYQQNSIRDALVAAIHFNIFHKHNDRVHMANIAQMVNVLQAMILTEGDQFILTPTYHVFEMYRVHQDAERVELAAITRDYVTKQEAIPAINATASRDAEGVLHISLCQLDHENGDKVEIDLRGIGIISEVSARILTADHLNAHNTFEQPDLVSPRDHEVQLTEEGKLIFDVPAMSVITLTVS